The nucleotide sequence CGcgaggtggggtgggaggggggtggggacatTCACCCCACCTCCAAAATTCACTCGAAGTAAATAGTTCTTTCGGGGCACATTTGTTTTCAGGCTTGGTAGAATTGGACCACTACTACCAGATGTTCATCGCTCACCCTGTTTTTGACACATTACACAAAGTATTCCTTAGCGTAACATTCCATTGAAAGCCAGTGATATAGATCTAagttatagtctaaatatgctgCAGAATACACTACTTAACTTCTACTTGTACtttttttctgggagaggaccccccTCTTTCAGCCCCCGTACACGAGAGTCAGATGCATTGACCCCACCGCAGCACCCATCCCATATGACATACTTAACCAGCCTCTGACACTCCCATAAAGATTCACTTACTAATTCTTTCTGGggaattttgaatttcttaTTGTTTATCATAGCCAACTTTTACCTTTTTGGATTCTAATATGGACCTATCTTATGATCTTAGTTCGCCTCAGAATGCACCTGTAGACGTCAAATTGTTTTCCAATAGTGGAGGATCCGAAATTTCCTTTCATATGAATCGGCTTTAAAGACCCAAAGGCAGCACCAGATCCATTTTTAAATCCTTCTTTCGCCTTTGGCCTTTAATAAAAGTTCAGCCCCTATCTAATCAGTGGCGAAAATGTTGAATATCCCcacctttgaaatattttgtaccCTACTGGCATTGAAGTCCTTGTCAAAAATGAAGCCTACACtaagtttaaatattcttaATGACATAAAGAGAAAACGATTGGTTTAATAAAGCGATATCAGCCCGAGACAAATGAACCTGATGAGATAAAATATCACTAATCAATCTATGTATTTAACAAAGTTCAAATACTTAGCAAATACTAATAATGTATTTCGTTAAATTTATATCTTAAATTCCAATTATTATCTGACACCTCGCCATTGGTCGAGAGGTTTGACGGGTTTATTGCTGCAATAACTAGAGTATTGTCAAATATTCAGACAATCTTTTTCCCATAGGgtaatcaatatatattttttctgacGTATCGTTGCTAACACATGAATAGACCAGTTCATCGCTATCGATTTTATCATCACCATCGTCGTCATTGGACTAGAGGGAACACAATTTTACATGGAAATATCATTATAAAACTTATTGCTTCATCAACATATTcgaaaatatatgaaatggtTTACATCATTACGTTATTGTGTTCTTCTACCAAAATTGGAGagaaatttctgcaaaattgcAACATTTCACAATATTACAAAGATGAACTCATTATAGCATATAGAAAATCGTTCGGGGtaagggggatgggggtggtgAGGGAAATCACAATCATGTCGAATGTGAAACGCTTTTACAAAGCAGTTTCCTTGAGCACTTCAGGATCAGACCttaatttgttttacaattatatTACTCTAGTACTCTCAACGTAAGAATCTGATCCGAGCATGTTTGCATCAATACTACAATTGTGTTTCTCAATCGATGGATCAGACCCAGATTAGTAATACTACTGTTGTATTCGTGACCAATAAGGGACAAGGGTTGGATATGTTTGTCCTAAAACccgaagttttttttttacattttacaggATCACTCCATAATTGTGTCTTCGATCCTCCAGGAGGGGATTTTCGTCTGCTGTACATATTAGGCCGACGAACTGATCGTAGGAAAATCACTCGAATGACAACTGGACTCGACAAAAACgaccaaaaaaaatctttttggGCAAATCTTATTCAGCTGTATTACATATCAAATCTCATAAAgcatattgttattattaagaAAAATGTGTAGAACTgacatttataaaataaaaatatcagagagaaaaaataatgataGCAAACTGTTTATTTACTGTAGAAAGCTTGAGTAGGTaaaattttaaagtttgaaaacttGACGTTTTGATCCTTGGTCTTCTCAGACACTAGCTTTTAATAAAACCATAAAGCCATCttgcttagtgattccttgccttaaAGGTTTATACTTGATTCGATATCACTTGATTGATAGAGGAAAATATGTCTTGAATTCAAGTAGGCTACCAGAACATCATACCAGATAACTTGATCATTAATATTGCAAAGGTATTACCGTTTAGAATGTTGATGACGGATAACAGTCATTAGTGGATGTGGAAAACCCTCTAGGCAATATAAAAGAGTGAAGGTAAAATCCTATGACAGTTAGTGACATAGAAAAAGCATTCATCTTATAAATTACTGAGCTTGCAAGCTAATTACAAGGTTTctagactttgacctctgttgaattCAAATGACCTTCCATCAGCATCATATTTGGGCAAATATTAGGACAATATCTGTCACTGAATGTACTTGTTGATATAACAAGCACTAATAAAGGCAACTGTAATAGGTTAAGGACAAATTTTTTGTGTCAAAGTAAATCCCTgagattttgttgttgttgagaatTCAGAGCAGTTTACAGACACTGTGCATCAATTTCTGATTAAACTTAGATACAAATGACATCATAAACAATATCTAAAACCGGTATTAAATTATGAATTAAGTTTGGTGAGAGCATAAATGTAAACTTAGATAGTGAGAGCAAGGACATATTAACGTGGCATGGTATAAACTTTCAGGAATAACTTAATAGgttcttaaaaatgaaaatcatcCTGAATATCAACAACAATATCAAGATCTGACCAATAGGTGCTTCCATGTACACCATGTCCTTGCACAAAATGTCATGCCGAAACCCAAAGCTTCTTACCTGGCCACTCCCTAACTGAGAAGAGATATTATCAGGAATTGAACTCTGCTACCTATTAACAATCATTGACTTGAAGAAAATTAGAAGTCTcaacttgaaaagaaaattatccAGCTGCAGTGCTTTTAAGGTTTTTTAACACTTATAACCTGATGATTTCgggtgacctttgactttcACAAAGAATTACTGGCCTCTTTTATTCATTATATGAAAGTTATTTGCCAATATGACATCTGATGAAACTGCCTATCTTATGATCTcatgtttacatttttcaaAGTGTAACCTCtgctgaacccaaatgacctgtaGGCTACCCTCCACCAGAAATAATAGGGTTATTGGATCATTATAGAGAAGCTATGTATACCAACTACTGCAGTTTCATATCTGGAAATATTTACATTGTGTTCAAGTTTGAGCACCTGGTGAACTTAAATGAACTATGACTTACATTAAATTGGGTAGAAATTATACAATACACAAGGCTATCATAACATTCATATATGAGGGCCGTTCATGTTCTGGTTCTGGAGATATAGCTCTTTtgatatattcacattttgccctctgctgactccaaatgacctttaacctccaccacaaaaaaaaaaaaaaaaaaaaaaactaggtAGGCGACCTTCCTTGAGATATATTTACATGATTTTCACACTTTTTCTctgttgaccttaaatgacctttcgAATTCATGAAGAATACTACAGACCGTCCtactcttgagatattgtgtgcCATTGGCAGTAGAAAATATTtttggcatgggccattcagtactttttggcattcatgcattaagttggcattggtttcaagtggtacctcgctcgtttgatcaaatgcatttttgcgccccctttaaccggcccaagggccacatgcagcagagggAACGAGGCAGACATcaacttttggatatactgcgTTTttccaaaaatgttcaaatatgcagatattggtaccttgttcttttgatcaaagtgcactgggctacTGGCCTAGCACACACATACCATCCTCCGCCCAtacacacaccatcaccatctCATATATTCCTTCTGTCTTCGGCAAGGAATAACAAATATGAGCCTTCTACATGTTGTAAAGATCGTTGTCCCTTTAATTTAATGAATGGGCAATTCCATTGAGGTAAAGCGTTAATGTTTCGTATTTAACAGTTACTGTGAAATCATGGAAACACACTCATTACATTGGGCGTAATAAACAAAGATCGGGACGTCAGCATCAAAGGGTTAATAATACAAAACGtgacaaaatgaaaaaacaataaagttaacccgcccacccccccccctccctaatAAAAGCAATACGTTCATACTTCAAACTTATAAGCACAAAGCAAAGTAACTGTTACTTTGCTGAAAGTATACGCTCACACACTTACACTCTTTCGGATTTAACGTGACTGTGAAAAACAAAGAGAGACGCGTAAGCTTGGTAGCCTATCCGTAGGCTTTACAATGAAATGACTTTAAGGCGTTTGTTACCAGCATCAACAACCATCacaaatttcttattttgacaACGGTAATAGTGAAGCCCACGAACGAAGTCTAAACTTTTGTTTTCCCAAAACCACGGTACTGGACTATTCTCTATCAAATCCCACTCCTTCTTGTGTTGAATGTAGCGCCGGACACACTCGTCTTGTGCTTTATTTCCGGGATTTCTCAGTGAAATATAAATGTTTCCCTCGTCATCTATATCCATTCCTCTGCAATGTTTATATGTGTTTACAGTGTAAAGTCGGTTACTAAAATCATTTGAATAAACATCAACGACCATTCTTGCGAAGTCAGAGATGAAAAAACGATTTGAGCTACCTTTCTTGATGTACCAAGGATCTTCAAGACTACCTTTACAATAACATTCTATGAACTCACAATCGGCATTAAATTTTGCTACTCTAGCCGACTCTTTTTTCCTACCTGTCAATACGTATATACAATTTTCCCTCTCACATGACGTAATACCTGCAGGTTCTTCCATGTTATCTTTACCAAACCAATTCGTTACATTAAATGATTCATCAAATGTTACGACACATTTACTCATCTTGTCTGTAACCCATAAAGTATTTCCCAGGAAAGTTGCGGCAAATGGTTTAAAACTATCATCTCCTTTGTAAAACTTAATCTTCTTTCCTGCCATGTTGTATGCGTTGATTCCTCCGTCCATCAATATAAAAATCTGATTCTTGAACGTGATGACGTCGTGAGGTTGGATTATGCCTGATATTTCTTTGAATGTTGGCGGTTCGTCGTTGATTTCATTGTCAGTTGTTTCGTGACCTGTCAATAAGATATACATTTGAACagatttaagtattaaaaatgGGGTAGGAAATAAGAAGGGATCAAAGCTGGAACCGGAGATGTAACGGGGCAGGAGAGGGTGGCCAATCCACCCCTTAAGGAATGCACAGAAGTAAGGACGAGTATGGGAGAGAGCAGGGAGTCAGGGAGCAGCAGGATTGTAAGGAGCTGGGAGGCAAGGAGGCAGGGCGGTAGTGATAAAGTGAGTCACGGATGTATTCAGCCAGGGCAGGGCACGAAGGAAAGGAGAAAGAGAGCCAAGGAGGCATGGAGACAGGGAAACAGGGGTAAGGAGGCAGGCAGGAAAGGAGACATAGGGACAGAAAAAACAATAAGACAGGGACTCATGAAAGTAGGATGCAGGGAGAAATAAGAGAGTAGAGATAAATGCTATACCTTCTGACTCAGCTGTTTCACTACCCCTGCCATCGGTCACTGTGTCTTCGAAGTTACCCGTTATGTCGTTAGCCGTGTTAGCTGCCGCATTACTAGAAGATCGATCTGATGACATATACTGAGAAACCTGAAAACAAGAAAGTGATGTTCAAATGTgcatgtttctttatttttgttttgcctGCTTCAATGAATAGATGTGTGTTCTTACAGAAAGTCAGGTCGGTGCTTCCTATTGATTTAAAAGTCGAAGATGATATACACCCCTCCCTGTTCAAAATTGTAGTAataagcacaaccttgcgtgtaCTAGACTTAACCTAAATATGCCACAGAATGCACCACTTTGCGTCtaaatttttttaatatgtcttttttttcgCGGGGAGGAAGGAGGACTCTCAGACCCCCTACGTTGTAGTCCACTTCCATTACTCAGCATAATAACTGCTTTTTTCCTGGTTCCACCCCCAACGTCGATATTAAGTAAAATcggtatatttatataaatataagaatGTTTACGTAAGATCCTCCCGTATAAAACTGAATAAAGTAATGTAGATTAAGGCTATGTGACCTACGCTCATTGCCAATTTCACCGTCTCGCTCGCTTGATGCAGGGACTTGGTCTTTTCGTCAATGATCCGTTTTAAACGATCTCGCCTTGCACTTCCAACATGTTGCATTTCCAAGCGGGCTCCTCTGACAGCTGCCAATAGCTTATCCAAAACTGTTTGTAAGTTACGTATGGCATCTAGCAATcctttataaataattattgaagataaataaattaaaccaaaataataacaacaaacttaAGGATATTCCACTTAGAACATAAACATTTCACAACGTCACCGGACTCTTGCAGGATAACACTCATACGCATAACATttagaagggaggggggggaggggcaggcaCGATCATTAATGAAGAACAAAGAGGAAGGCTAGAACACGGCCAATTTTGGAAGCCTCCTAAAGGAGTATACTCGTTATGTTAATTCATACATTACCTTGTTCAGAATTCCTTGAGTCGGTGTTGCTATTAATCTTGTTCCTCAAATctatgtaaatttgtttaataataCTTAATTCCTGGCATAGATTCTCATATTGTTGTTCCTGATTGTTGTACGTAGTCGGCTGGAAGTTAGATATCAATGAGTGACCCTTTTCACACAACGTCATGAAAGTGGATATTTGACTGAGCATGGCGGCCATTCTGTATACTTGGCGGAGTTCCCGAAAATTAAAACTGAAATGTTGAAAGAACAATATCGTACATTTCATTGTAATTTCTAGTGGCGTCAATCTGAATATTTATCCGTTACGTCGGTAGTAATTCAATTTTAGTTTCTTGTATATTATGTGCCAAAttgagtaaaaacaaaaattcaaacagTCACTCACTTAAGCAGAGAAACACCAAAAGAAGATCCCCGGTAGTTCAATCAAACACATAACTTTAAATTAGGTGTATGGAGCCAAGCACAAACTTTTataattttgttgcaaaatacCCGAAGGCGTTCCTTTTTTGCTTTGTGTAAACTTCCATCGATTGAAATTTAAGGGATGTAAATCCATACCCACTTTCTAATTAATGGATCTCTTGATATGTTTCTGAGCAGCAAACAATGGGGATAACGGGGCAAGCAAAGGAGGAAAGGGGGAAAAGCAAATTTCGATCCTCTGTTAACCGTTCAACTTAGACTTAACTGGTTAAGAGTTAACTTTTGTATTATGGAACGAAAAGACTGGCAGTTGAAcgcaaaataccaaaactataGATCTAGTTTTTTTCCTAATACAAGCTGTAAGAAACCACTTGTTACATTTTCaagcttaataataataataataataataataataataataataataataataataataataataataataataataataataataataataataataataataataataataataataataatcataatcataatcataatcataatcataatcataatcataatcataatcataatcacaatcacaatcacaatcacaatcacaatcacaatcacaatcacaatcacaatcacaatcacaatcacaatcacaatcacaatcacaatcacaatcacaatcacaatcacaatcacaatcacaatcacaatcacaatcacaatcacaatcacaatcataatcataatcataatcataatcataatcataatcataatcataatcataatcataataataatcataataataatcataatcataataataataatcataatcataatcataataataataataataataataataataataataataataatcataatcataataataataataataataataataataataataataataataataataataataataataataataataataataataataataataataataataataataataataataataataataataataataataataataataaaaataattataataaaaataataataatacgataGAAAGAGAGAATGTAATTATAACTTACAACAGACTGGGTCACAAGTTATCCCTTAGTTGTCAACGACAGGCTGTTACacatagtctttcaaaatgaaagatGAAGTCATCTATGCAGCAATCACCTGATTTACACAGCACGGCCCAGAATTCACTGTGGTACAAAGCATTAAGATAtacagtacttactgtgttCTCTGCGTGTATCAGGTACAGCATTACACTACCAATGGACTCTGTACTATTTAAACACTGTCCGGgttttgtaaacaaaaacatgattaatcATGTAAAATAATTACCCTGAGACAATCCAGGATTGATAACAAATGCCCTTTATAATGCCCTTGCATAACATTAATAGACTTCAGACTTATGCGTTTGATGTTACTAACATGAACAGAATAATAACCTAGAAATTgatgaataataattaaaacccgtagaaatttgaaaagttgttACCGGTAATCTTATCAAAGTTGACAATATCAACTACTAGTTAACGTTATCATCCAGGACTTAACGCAATAGCTATGCATTAATGCATATTAATAAAAACAAGTAAGGCACGCGTTAAGTAAAATGATCCGAGTTATTCAAATTCCCGTGTATGCATTAACTTGTTAATTGTTAGAAGGGTCACATCAAAATGTTTCAGGCATTCCAGGTTATAAATTCGTGAAGAGTGGAAGAACTGTTGACACCAAGGGTGAGGTAACAGAGGTGGTGGTGGaagtggtgtgggggggggggtagggggagtgAAGGTTCCGACATAACTGTACTAGGTTTGGCGATAATATAGtgaattatattttattgaagGGAATTATCACAATGTGAAAAGGTATGGAAGCTTCGACAATGACAATTTCAAGAGgaagttaatatattttattcagtttACATTTAATAAGTGTCCTCTAAAGTTtccttttaattgttttcttattttaacaAAACTAATATAATAAGCAATGATATTAAAAGCACGCACCTGTTTTGCCCTACCTCTCTTTTCGCACGCCTTCCTTTGCGCACGCCTCCCTTTGGGCACGCCACTGAGTATCAGTT is from Apostichopus japonicus isolate 1M-3 chromosome 16, ASM3797524v1, whole genome shotgun sequence and encodes:
- the LOC139982621 gene encoding uncharacterized protein isoform X1 codes for the protein MAAMLSQISTFMTLCEKGHSLISNFQPTTYNNQEQQYENLCQELSIIKQIYIDLRNKINSNTDSRNSEQGLLDAIRNLQTVLDKLLAAVRGARLEMQHVGSARRDRLKRIIDEKTKSLHQASETVKLAMSVSQYMSSDRSSSNAAANTANDITGNFEDTVTDGRGSETAESEGHETTDNEINDEPPTFKEISGIIQPHDVITFKNQIFILMDGGINAYNMAGKKIKFYKGDDSFKPFAATFLGNTLWVTDKMSKCVVTFDESFNVTNWFGKDNMEEPAGITSCERENCIYVLTGRKKESARVAKFNADCEFIECYCKGSLEDPWYIKKGSSNRFFISDFARMVVDVYSNDFSNRLYTVNTYKHCRGMDIDDEGNIYISLRNPGNKAQDECVRRYIQHKKEWDLIENSPVPWFWENKSLDFVRGLHYYRCQNKKFVMVVDAGNKRLKVISL
- the LOC139982621 gene encoding uncharacterized protein isoform X2, translated to MAAMLSQISTFMTLCEKGHSLISNFQPTTYNNQEQQYENLCQELSIIKQIYIDLRNKINSNTDSRNSEQGLLDAIRNLQTVLDKLLAAVRGARLEMQHVGSARRDRLKRIIDEKTKSLHQASETVKLAMSYMSSDRSSSNAAANTANDITGNFEDTVTDGRGSETAESEGHETTDNEINDEPPTFKEISGIIQPHDVITFKNQIFILMDGGINAYNMAGKKIKFYKGDDSFKPFAATFLGNTLWVTDKMSKCVVTFDESFNVTNWFGKDNMEEPAGITSCERENCIYVLTGRKKESARVAKFNADCEFIECYCKGSLEDPWYIKKGSSNRFFISDFARMVVDVYSNDFSNRLYTVNTYKHCRGMDIDDEGNIYISLRNPGNKAQDECVRRYIQHKKEWDLIENSPVPWFWENKSLDFVRGLHYYRCQNKKFVMVVDAGNKRLKVISL